The Zavarzinella sp. sequence ACCCACTGGAGTTGACATGTCTGACGCTCACGAGACGGAACTTTCCCCTGCCGTGCCCGATTTGATTCCCGCACGGATGCTCAACGAATTTACTTACTGCCCGCGCCTGGCGTGGCTGGAATATGTCCAGGGGGAGTGGGAAGAAAGCCCCGATACTATTGATGGCGATTTTGTGCATCGCAATGCGGATCGCGCGGATCGGCGGTCGTTTACTCCGCCCGATGCACCCTCAACATCTGTAGCCAAAGACCGTGCGGAAGAAAGCGACCCTTTTCACGCACGTTCGATTCGCCTGGAGAATCCGGAACTGGGCATCCTGGCCGTGGTGGATGTTCTGGAAGTGGATGGCGATGTGGCGACGCCCATCGATTACAAACGTGGGGAGGCACCCGACCTGCCCACCGGTGCGTGGGATCCGGAACGGGTGCAGTTGTGTGCCCAGGGTTTGCTGCTGCGGGCCGCTGGCTATACCTGCACGCACGGGTTCATCTGGTTTTCAGCGTCGCGTCGGCGGGTGCAGATTGATTTCACGGAAGAGTTGGTTTCGCTGACCCAATCGCAGATTTCGCAATTTCGGGAGGCACTGAGGACGAACCGCATGCCGTTGCCGTTGGTGGATAGTCCGAAGTGTCCGCGGTGTTCGCTGGTGGGGATCTGTCTGCCGGATGAAACCCACCTGCTGGCGGCTTTGCCTGCGGAAAACTTTACGGTGGAAGTGCCGGAAGTTCGTCCGCTGCGTCAGTTATATGCACCCAACGACAATGCGAAGCCGGTGCACATTTTTGAACAGGGTGTGAAGGTAGGCAAAACGGCAGACCGCATCAAAGTGGAGAATGACGGCAAGAAACTGGCGGAAATTCCGATCAACGATATCGACCAGTTGTGCGTGTTCGGCAATGTGCAGATCAGCACGCAGGCGTTAACAGAATTGATCGATCGGCAGATTCCGGTGTGTTATTTTTCGTATGGCGGGTGGTTTCGAGGGTTGAGTGGTGGTTTGCCGCACAAAAATATCGATTTGCGGATTCGCCAGCACGCGGTTGCGGCCGATTCGCGGCAATCACTGGATATTGCCCGCACGATGATTGCTGGAAAGATTGCGAATTGTCGCACAATTCTGCGTCGGAATCAGGATGAGAAGGATCAGAAAATTCTGGATAGTCTGGCGAATATTATTCGGCTGGTGGAGCGTGTGGGCGATATTAATGAGTTGCTGGGGATGGAAGGACTGGCCGCACGCGAATATTTTGCCCAGTGGGGTGGGTTGTTGAAGTTCGATTTTGATTTTACGCACCGCAATCGTCGGCCACCGCGGGATCCGGTGAATGCGACGCTTTCGTTTGTCTACGCGATGCTGACAAAAGAGCTGTATGTGGCCACCACCGCAGTGGGTTTGGAGCCGATGTTGGGTTTTCTGCATCAGCCACGTTATGGCAGACCATCGCTGGCGTTGGATCTGGCGGAAGAATTTCGACCGATTCTGGCCGACTCTATAACCATGACGTTATTTAACACGGAAGAGTTGCAGGGTTCCCACTTTCTTCAGCGTGGGGAGGCATGCACGCTGACAGCGGCTGGCAAGCGAGTGGTTTCTGCGGCGTGGGAGCGTCGGCTGGGGACGGAAGTGACGCACCCGATGTTTGGGTATAAGGCGAGCTATCGGCGGATTCTGGCAATTCAGGCCCGACTGCTGGCAAGGGTGCTTTTGGGCGAGATTCCGGTGTATCATCCCTTTCGAACGCGGTAGAAGCCATGCGAAA is a genomic window containing:
- the cas1 gene encoding CRISPR-associated endonuclease Cas1 yields the protein MSDAHETELSPAVPDLIPARMLNEFTYCPRLAWLEYVQGEWEESPDTIDGDFVHRNADRADRRSFTPPDAPSTSVAKDRAEESDPFHARSIRLENPELGILAVVDVLEVDGDVATPIDYKRGEAPDLPTGAWDPERVQLCAQGLLLRAAGYTCTHGFIWFSASRRRVQIDFTEELVSLTQSQISQFREALRTNRMPLPLVDSPKCPRCSLVGICLPDETHLLAALPAENFTVEVPEVRPLRQLYAPNDNAKPVHIFEQGVKVGKTADRIKVENDGKKLAEIPINDIDQLCVFGNVQISTQALTELIDRQIPVCYFSYGGWFRGLSGGLPHKNIDLRIRQHAVAADSRQSLDIARTMIAGKIANCRTILRRNQDEKDQKILDSLANIIRLVERVGDINELLGMEGLAAREYFAQWGGLLKFDFDFTHRNRRPPRDPVNATLSFVYAMLTKELYVATTAVGLEPMLGFLHQPRYGRPSLALDLAEEFRPILADSITMTLFNTEELQGSHFLQRGEACTLTAAGKRVVSAAWERRLGTEVTHPMFGYKASYRRILAIQARLLARVLLGEIPVYHPFRTR